One Aegilops tauschii subsp. strangulata cultivar AL8/78 chromosome 7, Aet v6.0, whole genome shotgun sequence genomic window carries:
- the LOC109787310 gene encoding OVARIAN TUMOR DOMAIN-containing deubiquitinating enzyme 11 — MSEQQDHVSKSSSSSISTSTQESEEEVSVTIGSLLAQARNDKGHSLGRRLLHLGSVPHRPRVNGDIPNVDNATLDHERLLERLGTYGLAEFQIEGDGNCQFRALADQIFRNPEYHKQVRKAVMKQLKEFRKRYEGYVPMEYKVYLKKMKRSGEWGDHLTLQAAADRFGAKICLLTSFRDTCLIEIVPRDLTPTRELWLSFWCEVHYNSLYATDDLLTRKTKKKHWLF; from the exons ATGTCTGAACAACAAGATCATGTTAGTAAAAGCTCCAGCTCAAGCATCAGCACCAGCACTCAAGAAAGCGAGGAGGAGGTGTCCGTAACTATCGGTAGCCTCCTCGCTCAAGCAAGGAATGACAAAGGGCATAGTCTTGGGAGGCGCCTCTTACATTTGGGTTCAGTCCCG CATCGTCCCCGAGTTAATGGAGATATTCCTAATGTTGATAATGCAACCTTGGATCATGAAAGATTGTTGGAAAG GTTGGGGACTTATGGTTTGGCCGAGTTTCAGATAGAGGGAGATGGGAATTGTCAG TTTCGAGCTTTGGCAGACCAGATTTTTCGCAATCCTGAATATCACAAACAAGTGAGGAAGGCAGTCATGAAGCAG CTAAAGGAATTCAGAAAACGCTATGAAGGCTATGTACCAATGGAATATAAGGTGTACTTGAAGAAAATGAAAAG ATCCGGGGAATGGGGGGATCATCTGACCTTACAAGCGGCTGCAGACCGG TTTGGTGCCAAAATTTGCTTACTGACGTCATTCAGAGACACCTGCTTAATTGAGATAGTCCCCAGGGACCTGACTCCTACAAGAG AGCTTTGGCTTAGCTTCTGGTGTGAAGTACACTACAATTCCTTGTATGCGACTGATG ATCTCCTGACTCGCAAAACTAAGAAGAAGCATTGGTTGTTCTAG
- the LOC120969117 gene encoding F-box protein DOR-like: protein MATTTPPSLPCAVFDHGTIPLRTPATARSTKRPRSHGAPSTTTLPDDALVEIFARLPAKSVGRLRCVSRSWAATLKSAPFVDLHLREASRRQQPTPELFFTTAHPDNRWQHDEVLTKPCHGLVLIRGLPYHRHFVCNPSTGTLLPLPDSHNCRRRNGESYGLGYNPATKEHKVVRLFSSIFFKL, encoded by the coding sequence ATGGCGACGACGACGCCGCCGTCGCTGCCGTGCGCCGTCTTCGACCACGGCACCATTCCGCTGCGGACACCGGCGACGGCGAGGAGCACCAAGCGCCCGCGGAGCCATGGCGcgccgtcgacgacgaccctACCGGACGACGCCCTCGTGGAGATCTTCGCCCGGCTGCCGGCCAAGTCGGTCGGCCGCCTGCGCTGCGTGTCGCGTTCGTGGGCCGCCACGCTCAAGTCGGCCCCCTTCGTGGACCTCCACCTCCGCGAGGCCAGCCGGCGTCAGCAGCCGACCCCCGAGCTCTTCTTCACCACGGCACACCCGGACAACAGATGGCAACACGACGAGGTTCTCACCAAGCCCTGCCATGGCCTCGTCCTGATCCGCGGCCTGCCCTACCACCGGCACTTCGTCTGCAACCCGAGCACCGGCACGCTCCTGCCCCTCCCCGACAGCCACAACTGTCGGCGGCGCAACGGCGAGTCCTACGGCCTGGGCTACAACCCGGCCACCAAGGAGCACAAGGTGGTGCGGCTCTTCTCCTCGATTTTTTTTAAACTATGA